A window of Terriglobales bacterium contains these coding sequences:
- a CDS encoding hemolysin III family protein has protein sequence MSRFVREEIANSITHGLGLVMSIGALPILIWMTAGTSDPWRIVACTVYGSTLILLYASSTLYHAFRTPRVKRLFQIFDYAAIYLLIAGTYTPFTLVNMRGKWGWALFGVVWGLAIIGVVATAVSLHISKYVSPAVCVAMGWLVLIAIKPLLATVSGAGVAWLVAGGVAYTAGVIFFAWESLPYGHAIWHCFVLAGSGCHFAAVLVAVVPAGH, from the coding sequence TTGTCGCGATTTGTAAGAGAAGAGATCGCGAATAGCATCACGCACGGGCTTGGCTTGGTGATGAGCATAGGCGCGCTTCCCATCCTCATCTGGATGACCGCCGGCACGTCGGATCCCTGGCGGATCGTAGCGTGCACCGTCTATGGAAGCACGCTCATCCTGCTGTACGCGTCTTCCACTCTGTATCACGCGTTTCGAACTCCGCGCGTCAAGCGACTGTTCCAGATCTTCGATTACGCCGCGATCTACTTGCTGATCGCCGGCACTTACACGCCGTTCACGCTGGTGAACATGCGCGGCAAGTGGGGTTGGGCACTCTTCGGCGTGGTCTGGGGGTTAGCGATTATCGGCGTCGTGGCAACGGCAGTCTCGTTGCACATTTCGAAGTATGTTTCACCTGCCGTTTGTGTCGCAATGGGATGGCTTGTGCTGATTGCCATCAAGCCGTTGCTGGCGACGGTCTCCGGGGCGGGGGTGGCGTGGCTGGTGGCCGGTGGAGTCGCCTACACGGCTGGAGTCATCTTCTTCGCCTGGGAGAGTTTGCCTTACGGACACGCGATCTGGCACTGCTTTGTCCTCGCCGGGAGCGGCTGCCATTTCGCGGCGGTTCTGGTGGCGGTTGTTCCCGCGGGCCATTAG